The Dissulfurirhabdus thermomarina DNA window GTGGTGGTGCGCCCCTCGTACGTGCTCGGGGGCCGGGCCATGCGCATCGTCTACGACGAGGGCCAGCTCAGGGCCTTCATGCGGGAGGCCGTCCAGGCCGCCGAGGGGCACCCCATCCTGGTGGACCAGTTCCTCCAGGACGCCATCGAGGTGGACGTGGACGCCGTCAGCGACGGCCGCCGCACCCTCATCGCCGGCATCATGGAGCACATCGAGGAGGCGGGGATCCACTCCGGGGACTCGGCCTGCGTCCTGCCGCCGCGGACCCTGGGCGAGGAGATCCTGCGCCAGATCGCCGCCGCCACCCGGTCCATGGCCGCGGAACTCGGTGTGGTGGGCCTCATGAACGTCCAGTACGCCGTCAAGGACGGGCGGCTCTACGTCCTCGAGGTCAACCCCCGGGCATCCCGGACGGTGCCCTTCGTGAGCAAGGCCACCGGGATCCCCTGGGCGAAGGTGGCCACCCGGGTCATGGTGGGACGCACCCTCGACGCGCTCGGCCTCACCGAGGAGCGGATCCCGGGCCACACCGCCGTCAAGGAATCGGTCTTCCCCTTCCGCCGCTTCCCCGGCGTGGACACCGTGCTCGGCCCGGAGATGAAGTCCACCGGCGAGGTCATGGGCCTCGACGGCCCCTTCGGCCTCGCCTTCGCCAAGAGCCAGCTCGCCGCCGGCCTGGATCTCCCCACCGGGGGGACGGCCTTCCTCAGCATCAAGCGCGGCGACAAGGAGCCCTTCCTCCCCGTGGCCCGCGCCCTGCTCGAGGCCGGCTTCCACCTCATCGCCACCCACGGGACCGCCCTCTACCTCTCCGAGCACGGCATCCCCGCCGAGCGGGTGCTGAAGGTCTCCGAGGGCCGCCCGAACGTCCTCGACAAGATGAAGAACGGCGAGGTCCAGCTGGTGATCAACACCCCGAGCGGCCGCCGGACCCGCTCCGACGCCTACTACATCCGCCGGGCCGCCCTGGAACTCGACATCCCCTACTTCACCACGGTGGCCGGGGCCCGGGCGGCGGCGGAGGCCATCGCGGCCCTCCGCCGGACCCCCCTGGAGGTCCGCTCCCTCCAGGAGTACTACGAGGCCGGGACCGTCCGGGCCCCCTACGCGGCCTGACGCCGCGGCCCGGGCCCCTTCCCTCAGCGCGGCATACGGATTATAGTCTTGGTTTTCCGATCGGGGCCGGCCACCATGCCGGCGGCGGGGCGGAACTCTTTCGAGGAGGCAAGGCCGTTGTCCAGGCCGCCGTTTCACGGTCCGAGGGAGGAATGCGGCATCTTCGGGATCTACGGGCATCCCGAGGCGGCCAAGCTGACCTACTTCGGCCTCTACGCCCTCCAGCACCGGGGGCAGGAAAGCGCCGGCATCGTGGTCTCGGACGGGCGCGCGGTCCGAGGCCACAAGGCCATGGGCCTCGTCTCGGAGGTCTTCGACGAGCCCACGCTGGCCGGCCTTTCCGGCCACCTCGCCGTGGGCCACGTCCGCTACTCCACCACCGGCTCCTCCGTGGTCCAGAACGCCCAGCCCTTCTGCGTCACCCATTCCGGCTGCACCCTGGCCGTGGCCCACAACGGCAACCTCGTCAACGCCCGCAGCATCCGGCGCGAGCTGGAGGACAAGGGCTCCATCTTTCAGACCACCATGGACAGCGAGATCATCGTGCATCTCCTGGCCAAGGCCGCCCACCGCGGGCAGGACGAGGCCATCCGGGCCGCCATGGCCTGCATCCAGGGGGCCTACTCGGTGGTGATGCTCTCGGAGGACCGGCTCATCGGCTTCCGGGACCCGCGCGGGTTCCGGCCCCTCGTCCTCGGCCGGATGAACGGCGGGGCCTACGTGCTCGCCTCCGAGACCTGCGCCCTGGACCTCATCCAGGCCCGATACGTCCGGGACATCGAGCCGGGGGAGGTGGTCGTGATCGACGCCAAGGGGCTGCGATCCTTCCAGGGGGCCGAGGCCGAATCCCGCGCCCTGTGCATCTTCGAGTTCATCTACTTCGCCCGCCCCGATTCCAACATCTTCGGCCAGAACGTCTACGGCGTCCGAAAGGCCCTGGGCGCGGCCCTGGCCCGCGAGGCCCGGGTGTCGGCCGACTTCGTCATGCCCTTCCCCGACTCCGGAAACTACGCCGCAGTCGGTTTCGCCCAGGAATCGGGCCTCCCCCTGGAGCTCGCCGTCATCCGGAACCACTACGTGGGCCGGACCTTCATCCAGCCCAGCCAGTCCATGCGCGACTTCAGCGTCCGGATCAAGCTGAACCCCGCCCGTGACGTCATCCGCGGCAAACGCGTGGTCATCGTGGAGGACTCCATCGTGCGCGGCACCACCAGCCGCACCCGCGTCCGCGCCATGCGGGAGGCGGGGGCCAAGGAGATCACCATGGTGGTGAGCTGCCCGCCCATCCGCCACCCCTGCTTCTACGGCATCGACTTCGCCGACCCCCACGAGCTCATCGCAGCCCAGAAGGACGTGGAAGAGATCCGCCGCTA harbors:
- the purF gene encoding amidophosphoribosyltransferase; the encoded protein is MSRPPFHGPREECGIFGIYGHPEAAKLTYFGLYALQHRGQESAGIVVSDGRAVRGHKAMGLVSEVFDEPTLAGLSGHLAVGHVRYSTTGSSVVQNAQPFCVTHSGCTLAVAHNGNLVNARSIRRELEDKGSIFQTTMDSEIIVHLLAKAAHRGQDEAIRAAMACIQGAYSVVMLSEDRLIGFRDPRGFRPLVLGRMNGGAYVLASETCALDLIQARYVRDIEPGEVVVIDAKGLRSFQGAEAESRALCIFEFIYFARPDSNIFGQNVYGVRKALGAALAREARVSADFVMPFPDSGNYAAVGFAQESGLPLELAVIRNHYVGRTFIQPSQSMRDFSVRIKLNPARDVIRGKRVVIVEDSIVRGTTSRTRVRAMREAGAKEITMVVSCPPIRHPCFYGIDFADPHELIAAQKDVEEIRRYLELDGLHYLGIDAMLRAVGGPGDRFCLACFNGNYPLPVEEGAGKFQLEGRAAP